Proteins encoded by one window of Cyanobacterium stanieri LEGE 03274:
- the accB gene encoding acetyl-CoA carboxylase biotin carboxyl carrier protein, giving the protein MPIDFKQLQEFIEAIATTDITELTIKEGDFELTVNKSKPEVATPNYTISPPPVAVTPTVENNTPEAIAPSQNIEKPAEENNKKRDNWKEITSPMVGTFYRASAPGESPFVEEGDKISVGSVVCIIEAMKLMNEIESEITGQVMEIAVENGEPVEYGQTLLWVAT; this is encoded by the coding sequence GTGCCAATAGATTTTAAGCAATTACAAGAATTTATAGAGGCGATCGCCACTACAGACATTACCGAATTAACTATCAAAGAAGGAGACTTCGAGTTAACGGTTAATAAAAGTAAACCTGAGGTGGCAACCCCCAACTATACCATTAGCCCCCCCCCTGTGGCTGTCACCCCGACAGTGGAGAATAATACTCCTGAGGCGATCGCACCTTCTCAGAATATAGAAAAACCAGCAGAGGAAAACAACAAAAAAAGAGATAATTGGAAAGAAATAACCTCTCCCATGGTAGGAACATTTTATCGAGCATCAGCACCGGGGGAATCACCCTTCGTGGAAGAAGGAGATAAAATCAGTGTGGGTAGTGTGGTATGTATCATCGAAGCCATGAAATTAATGAACGAAATTGAATCGGAAATCACTGGCCAAGTGATGGAAATAGCCGTAGAAAATGGTGAACCCGTGGAATATGGGCAAACCTTACTCTGGGTGGCAACCTAA
- the efp gene encoding elongation factor P, translating to MISSNDFRTGVSIELDGSVWKVVEFLHVKPGKGAAFVRTKLKNAQTGNTMEKTFRAGETVPQANLEKRTMQHTYKDGDQYVFMDMETFEEARLSEEQIGDRSKYLKEEMEVNILYWNTTVLDVELPTSVVLEVTETDPGVKGDTATGGTKPAIVETGAQIMVPLFVSIGEKIKIDTRTDTYLGREN from the coding sequence ATGATTTCTAGTAATGATTTTCGCACGGGTGTTAGCATCGAGTTAGATGGCAGTGTTTGGAAGGTTGTTGAGTTTCTCCATGTGAAACCCGGTAAGGGAGCAGCTTTTGTGCGTACTAAGTTAAAAAATGCTCAGACGGGTAATACCATGGAAAAAACGTTCAGGGCTGGGGAAACCGTACCCCAAGCAAACCTTGAAAAACGTACCATGCAACATACCTATAAGGATGGGGATCAATATGTGTTTATGGATATGGAAACCTTTGAGGAGGCGAGATTATCGGAAGAGCAAATTGGCGATCGCTCCAAATACCTCAAGGAAGAAATGGAAGTTAATATCCTTTATTGGAATACTACTGTTTTAGATGTGGAGTTACCTACTTCTGTGGTATTGGAAGTGACAGAAACCGATCCGGGTGTGAAGGGAGATACTGCGACGGGAGGTACAAAACCTGCCATCGTGGAAACAGGGGCTCAAATTATGGTGCCTTTATTTGTCTCCATCGGTGAGAAAATTAAGATTGATACCCGTACCGATACTTATTTAGGTAGAGAAAACTAA